Proteins encoded in a region of the Elizabethkingia bruuniana genome:
- a CDS encoding HK97 family phage prohead protease — MNKAPLFITNDQQVRNSYGFYVDTAGIDLKSRFDTNPVCLNNHSNDTKDVLGKWIDIEVKDGKLLMRPAFDTKDPAGEEVVRKVLSGTLKGCSLGIMFDPADLVNEGGKLILKKCVLFEVSIVAVPSNGNAIALFNMNEERLSEADIKSLCLSLQTVNPFENNKTMKILLAHLQLPEGSTEEAILTAIKATESQLTASKTQFTELKTKYDALEAKQNAKLQADYEGLKTAALKDGRIDAAAVPTIEELPLEKRIDLLNTLPKRGTVKEAIESTDGKSTTEKYEKLSWEQLDKGNHLATLKSKHPEYYEQRFEQQYGRKPNKK; from the coding sequence ATGAATAAAGCTCCGCTATTTATAACCAACGATCAACAAGTCCGAAACTCGTACGGATTCTATGTTGATACCGCAGGAATCGATTTAAAAAGCCGATTCGATACAAATCCGGTTTGTCTCAATAATCATTCTAATGATACAAAGGATGTACTGGGTAAATGGATTGATATCGAAGTTAAGGACGGTAAACTTTTAATGCGCCCTGCATTTGATACAAAAGACCCGGCAGGTGAAGAAGTTGTCAGAAAAGTATTATCAGGAACTCTTAAAGGTTGTTCACTGGGAATTATGTTCGATCCTGCTGATCTGGTTAATGAAGGCGGAAAACTTATTCTTAAAAAATGTGTACTGTTTGAAGTCTCAATTGTAGCAGTACCATCTAACGGTAATGCAATCGCATTATTTAACATGAACGAAGAAAGGCTTTCTGAGGCTGATATCAAATCCCTTTGCCTTTCATTACAAACCGTTAATCCATTTGAAAACAATAAAACAATGAAAATCTTACTTGCGCATTTGCAACTCCCTGAAGGATCAACGGAGGAAGCAATCCTAACCGCTATTAAAGCGACAGAATCACAATTAACAGCGTCAAAAACTCAGTTTACAGAGTTAAAAACAAAATATGATGCACTGGAAGCAAAACAGAATGCCAAGCTTCAGGCTGATTACGAAGGTTTAAAGACTGCGGCATTAAAAGACGGTAGAATCGATGCTGCTGCTGTTCCTACTATTGAAGAATTGCCACTGGAAAAACGCATAGACTTACTAAACACCCTACCAAAGAGAGGTACTGTAAAAGAAGCTATCGAAAGCACCGATGGAAAATCTACGACAGAGAAGTACGAAAAATTAAGCTGGGAGCAGCTTGATAAAGGAAATCACCTTGCGACATTAAAATCAAAGCATCCGGAGTATTACGAGCAAAGGTTTGAACAGCAATATGGTAGAAAACCTAACAAAAAATAA
- a CDS encoding putative DNA-binding transcriptional regulator, with product MAKKGRLSKDELLEKQELAKLIYLTEDITQKELSERTGVTEKTISKWIEEEGWAKLKRNIPLTRDELLSSWYDELAELKEFIKKKPVGQRFADFKEAQLRRSLLKDIAVLEHDSGIPGTVDVMTAFVKFIRRSDLQNAKEISHLADAFIKYKIRG from the coding sequence ATGGCAAAGAAAGGACGATTAAGCAAAGATGAACTGCTTGAAAAGCAGGAACTGGCAAAGCTGATTTACCTTACTGAAGACATTACCCAGAAAGAACTTTCCGAAAGAACAGGAGTAACCGAAAAAACGATATCCAAATGGATTGAAGAGGAAGGCTGGGCAAAACTTAAAAGGAACATTCCATTAACCCGGGATGAACTGTTGTCTTCATGGTATGATGAATTAGCTGAGCTAAAAGAATTTATTAAGAAAAAGCCCGTAGGACAACGTTTCGCAGACTTTAAAGAGGCACAATTGAGAAGGTCTTTATTAAAAGATATTGCGGTACTGGAACATGATTCCGGAATTCCCGGAACGGTTGACGTAATGACAGCATTTGTGAAATTTATTCGTAGAAGTGATTTGCAAAACGCAAAGGAAATTTCGCATCTGGCAGATGCTTTTATTAAATACAAAATCCGGGGGTAA
- a CDS encoding phage portal protein family protein: MEETKIGFETLAAKAKGSNNGQNIKISQVLVVQPPKRDSTDVVKWRSAIKSADKGKRSPLTLLINDLLLDPVMADALDRRIRKITNHDIVFLSDGDEIDEMFDLIDSLKFEELLQELILSKAYGKSVVELAFNPSFDIYSIPRQNLDTKRKVILKDVSQDDGISYENDDFILNIGKDDDLGFLTRVAPYVIFKRNGGADYAQFCELFGIPILAGLYDPEDENARTEMEDSMTKRGAGGSIVMSKNSDIKPISSGEGKTVVHDKFLSWLDEQILIGIIGQTMTTKNGSSLSQSQVHQKTEEEIAESDRRFVQRYLNTYLVPILEKRGYPVKAGFFKFLDKDDTPLIDKLDIALRVDEKTAEGVDDEYFYTTFGLPKGTKTKTKESNPSKEEAPADQPPKEEKKPKKVDAKSLSLYDKVLNFFGNAPQ, translated from the coding sequence ATGGAAGAAACAAAAATCGGCTTTGAAACATTAGCAGCGAAAGCCAAAGGCAGTAATAACGGACAGAATATAAAAATCAGTCAGGTTCTTGTCGTGCAACCTCCAAAAAGGGATTCAACAGATGTGGTAAAATGGCGAAGTGCAATAAAATCCGCAGATAAAGGAAAACGAAGCCCGTTAACATTACTCATTAATGATTTATTACTCGATCCGGTTATGGCTGATGCACTAGACCGTAGAATTAGAAAAATAACAAACCACGATATTGTTTTTCTGAGTGATGGTGATGAGATAGATGAAATGTTCGACTTAATAGACAGTTTGAAATTTGAAGAACTATTGCAGGAATTGATTTTATCCAAAGCTTATGGAAAGTCTGTTGTAGAACTTGCATTCAATCCTTCTTTTGATATTTATTCGATACCCAGACAGAATTTAGATACCAAAAGAAAAGTAATATTAAAGGACGTTTCACAAGATGATGGCATTTCTTATGAAAACGATGATTTTATTTTAAACATCGGAAAGGATGATGATTTAGGTTTTTTAACCAGAGTTGCACCGTATGTTATATTCAAAAGAAATGGGGGCGCTGATTATGCGCAATTCTGTGAGTTGTTCGGAATTCCCATTCTTGCAGGACTTTATGATCCGGAGGATGAAAACGCTCGCACAGAAATGGAAGATTCAATGACAAAACGAGGTGCCGGAGGTTCTATTGTTATGAGTAAAAATAGCGATATAAAACCAATAAGCAGTGGCGAAGGTAAAACCGTAGTACACGACAAATTTCTTTCATGGCTTGATGAACAAATATTGATTGGTATTATCGGACAGACAATGACCACAAAAAACGGTTCCAGTCTATCACAATCACAGGTACACCAGAAAACAGAAGAAGAAATTGCAGAGAGTGATCGCCGTTTTGTACAGCGATATTTGAATACGTATTTGGTGCCAATACTTGAAAAAAGGGGTTACCCGGTAAAAGCAGGCTTTTTTAAATTCTTAGATAAAGATGATACGCCTCTTATAGATAAACTGGATATTGCTCTGAGAGTTGATGAAAAGACCGCAGAAGGTGTGGACGATGAATACTTCTATACTACATTCGGTTTACCAAAAGGTACTAAAACCAAGACAAAGGAATCGAATCCAAGCAAGGAAGAAGCACCTGCGGATCAGCCTCCAAAGGAGGAAAAGAAACCTAAAAAAGTAGATGCCAAAAGTTTATCTCTGTATGATAAGGTATTAAATTTTTTCGGCAACGCTCCTCAGTAG
- a CDS encoding phage minor head protein: MAYEWINALEDIYRNKGNDGSINKPIVTKTTRELVKPIDNVFGQKIDYDSPDYVMREMLKKNVWKFAVAKNYNDCVKLSNLLLRPDGSVRPWNEFKREAQLVVGTSNRYLRTEYDTIVASAQMSRLWQEIQQDKHIFPYVQFDVVMDDHTSEICSPLHNVIMSVDDKRLIYFFPPNHFNCRTTLRKLRNGTPTPDVELPEIPEAFKNNVALSGEIFTDKNAYIENTPKKVLAMSDEFANRWQKYEQFLNDKNYQEVQFGKDGGLKAIHIGHNFNKITGKYEKLVQDLFFQKGDEIILTNESSNIPGKKVDGLLNGESFDISSIMGTGKNTIKRALNHSKDKEAKIAILYFPNSDAFNIEWLGNSIRMYNGQTSYRFDKIIYIVEDKVYYYP, encoded by the coding sequence TTGGCGTATGAATGGATTAATGCTTTAGAGGACATCTACCGCAATAAAGGCAATGACGGAAGTATTAACAAGCCTATTGTTACTAAAACCACTCGAGAACTGGTAAAACCAATAGATAACGTATTCGGACAAAAGATTGATTATGATTCTCCGGATTATGTTATGCGGGAAATGCTGAAAAAAAACGTCTGGAAGTTTGCTGTAGCTAAAAACTATAATGACTGTGTAAAGCTTTCAAATCTTCTTTTGCGTCCTGATGGAAGTGTTCGCCCATGGAATGAGTTTAAAAGAGAAGCGCAGCTCGTTGTTGGAACCTCAAACCGATATCTGAGAACAGAATACGATACAATTGTAGCATCGGCACAAATGAGCCGTTTATGGCAGGAAATACAACAGGATAAACATATTTTTCCTTATGTACAGTTTGATGTCGTAATGGACGACCACACAAGCGAAATATGCAGTCCGTTGCACAATGTTATTATGTCGGTTGATGATAAAAGATTAATATACTTTTTCCCACCGAATCACTTTAATTGTAGAACAACACTCCGGAAGCTAAGAAACGGTACGCCTACACCTGATGTTGAGTTGCCGGAAATACCGGAAGCTTTTAAAAATAATGTTGCCCTGAGTGGTGAAATTTTCACAGATAAGAATGCTTATATCGAAAATACCCCTAAAAAGGTTCTGGCTATGTCAGACGAGTTCGCAAACCGCTGGCAGAAATATGAGCAGTTTTTAAATGATAAAAACTATCAGGAAGTACAATTTGGAAAGGATGGAGGATTAAAAGCAATTCACATCGGTCATAACTTCAATAAAATAACCGGAAAATATGAGAAACTAGTTCAGGATCTTTTTTTTCAAAAGGGTGACGAAATTATTCTGACAAATGAAAGTTCTAATATCCCCGGAAAGAAAGTAGATGGATTATTGAATGGAGAATCATTTGATATTAGCTCTATAATGGGTACAGGTAAGAATACAATAAAAAGAGCTTTAAATCATAGTAAGGATAAAGAAGCGAAAATTGCAATTCTGTACTTCCCAAACAGTGACGCTTTTAATATAGAATGGCTTGGTAATTCTATTAGAATGTATAACGGTCAAACTAGCTACCGCTTTGATAAAATCATTTATATCGTAGAAGATAAAGTTTACTATTATCCATAA
- a CDS encoding phage virion morphogenesis protein, protein MAKSLEEILAKKKERLAQTFRDLPAIIGNEVVNFTLENFEKQSWQGDSFEPWEKRKNPTAWGKKDDTGRALLVKSGKLKRSIRIASIQADKVTIAVGGADVPYARVHNEGFKGTINQQVKEHIRRGKNFKNIKVSAFNRTIQQNIPKRQFIGSEEQSPVLKERIKKVCLDEIKKAME, encoded by the coding sequence ATGGCAAAATCATTAGAAGAAATTTTAGCAAAAAAGAAAGAAAGGCTAGCCCAGACCTTTAGAGACCTTCCGGCTATTATCGGAAATGAAGTGGTCAATTTCACCTTAGAAAATTTTGAAAAACAAAGCTGGCAGGGTGATTCTTTTGAACCATGGGAAAAACGGAAAAATCCTACAGCATGGGGAAAGAAAGACGATACAGGGCGAGCATTACTCGTTAAATCTGGAAAATTAAAGAGAAGTATCAGGATTGCGTCCATTCAAGCTGATAAAGTAACCATTGCAGTAGGTGGTGCAGATGTTCCGTATGCACGTGTACACAATGAGGGCTTTAAAGGCACAATAAATCAGCAGGTGAAGGAACATATCCGAAGAGGTAAGAACTTTAAAAATATAAAGGTTTCTGCTTTTAACAGGACTATTCAGCAAAATATACCAAAGCGTCAATTTATCGGATCAGAAGAACAATCCCCGGTACTTAAAGAACGTATTAAAAAAGTATGCCTTGATGAAATAAAAAAAGCAATGGAATAA
- a CDS encoding DUF4468 domain-containing protein: MKKLLLFLTLSTIFVNAQTFQPDNGNYNKYGKQVYKIDTVMVSNQTKESVFSNSLAWLSNNFKDSRNVIETKDINLGEITFKCFYQEDFLTGVKKNGKDTYLPIKIFYTGKFLIKDKKYRIILTDLRYSYLTDSENNIDLSDDITYKYNKKQIDVSLSFYKIVLKDIVNYLNRKSDNDF, translated from the coding sequence ATGAAAAAGCTGTTATTATTTCTTACTCTATCAACAATATTTGTTAATGCACAGACATTTCAGCCTGATAATGGGAATTATAATAAGTATGGAAAGCAAGTATATAAAATAGATACTGTAATGGTATCTAACCAAACAAAAGAGAGTGTTTTTAGTAATAGTTTAGCTTGGCTTAGTAATAACTTTAAAGATTCAAGGAATGTTATAGAAACTAAAGACATTAATTTGGGTGAAATTACATTTAAGTGTTTTTATCAAGAAGATTTTTTAACAGGAGTAAAAAAGAATGGTAAAGATACATACCTTCCAATTAAAATATTTTATACAGGGAAATTTCTTATTAAAGATAAAAAGTATAGAATTATATTGACAGATTTAAGATATTCTTATTTGACAGATTCAGAAAATAATATAGACCTAAGTGATGATATCACATATAAATACAATAAAAAACAGATAGATGTATCTCTATCATTTTATAAAATAGTACTTAAAGATATTGTCAATTATCTAAATCGAAAATCAGACAATGATTTCTAG
- a CDS encoding conserved phage C-terminal domain-containing protein, translating to MSAEEIITPEIEILNYFNEITGKRFKPIKSNTSPISARFKAGYTKEQMQEVIQLKTLEWKNNEVMAQHLCPTTIFRPSNFDKYVNQVETVKTNPQQYKKYYEELNKPKHNDPTSAFSKIDAMFGGKQ from the coding sequence ATGAGTGCAGAAGAAATAATAACCCCAGAAATTGAAATACTAAATTATTTCAATGAGATTACAGGAAAGCGGTTCAAACCGATAAAAAGCAATACAAGCCCGATATCGGCAAGATTTAAAGCAGGATATACAAAAGAGCAAATGCAGGAAGTTATTCAGCTTAAGACCTTAGAATGGAAGAATAACGAAGTAATGGCACAGCATCTTTGCCCAACGACAATATTTCGCCCTTCCAACTTCGATAAGTATGTGAACCAAGTGGAAACAGTGAAAACTAACCCACAACAATACAAAAAGTATTATGAAGAACTCAACAAACCAAAACACAACGATCCAACATCTGCCTTCAGCAAAATTGATGCAATGTTTGGTGGAAAACAATAG
- a CDS encoding RNA-directed DNA polymerase yields MKRLNNLYEKIISIENLMLADEKAQKGKANRYGIMLHNKNKENNIMKLNTQLRMKSYKTSEYSVFKVYEPKEREVYRLPFFPDRITHHAVMNILEPIFVSTFTADSYSCIKGKGIHAASFAVRKALKNVEKTTYCLKLDVEKFYPNIDHEILKTLLRRKFKDTDLLWLLDEIIDSAPGLPIGNYLSQFLANFYLTYFDHWIKEKKSVKYYFRYADDLVILSDSKEYLHQLLKEIETYFKERLKLTVKNNWQVFPVSKRGIDFVGYKHYHSHVLLRKSIKKRFARMLKKRPNKASIASYKGWTKHCDSKNLLKKLGCSTLAN; encoded by the coding sequence ATGAAAAGATTAAACAATCTATACGAGAAAATTATCAGCATCGAAAATTTGATGCTTGCTGATGAAAAAGCCCAGAAAGGAAAGGCTAACAGATACGGCATTATGCTGCATAATAAGAATAAAGAAAATAATATTATGAAGCTTAACACCCAGTTACGTATGAAAAGCTATAAAACATCTGAATACTCAGTGTTTAAAGTGTATGAACCAAAAGAGCGTGAAGTATACCGTCTGCCGTTCTTCCCTGATAGAATTACACATCATGCAGTAATGAACATCTTAGAGCCGATATTCGTTTCAACTTTTACTGCTGACTCTTATAGCTGTATAAAAGGAAAAGGTATTCATGCAGCTTCTTTTGCAGTACGCAAAGCTTTAAAAAATGTCGAAAAAACTACCTATTGTCTAAAATTGGATGTTGAAAAATTTTATCCAAACATCGACCACGAAATACTAAAAACATTACTACGAAGAAAATTTAAAGATACTGATCTGCTTTGGTTGCTGGATGAAATTATAGATAGTGCGCCGGGGCTTCCTATTGGTAACTATTTAAGTCAGTTTTTAGCAAACTTTTACTTAACCTATTTCGATCACTGGATCAAAGAAAAAAAATCAGTAAAGTATTATTTCAGGTATGCAGATGATCTGGTTATTTTATCTGATAGTAAAGAATATCTGCATCAGCTTTTAAAAGAAATTGAAACCTACTTTAAAGAGCGTTTAAAATTAACAGTAAAAAATAACTGGCAAGTATTTCCAGTATCAAAACGAGGAATTGACTTTGTAGGCTACAAACATTATCACTCGCACGTTTTACTACGTAAATCAATCAAAAAACGTTTTGCCCGAATGCTCAAAAAAAGACCAAACAAAGCTTCAATTGCTTCTTATAAAGGTTGGACAAAGCATTGTGATTCAAAAAACTTACTTAAAAAACTGGGATGTTCAACTTTAGCGAATTAG
- a CDS encoding DUF3164 family protein, which yields MKTIDLTTVSAEALEAALAEKKEAERLAREKQRTDYEALKKETIEELAPIAEDIHLQLMRYKSKAFSQLGALYELLQVYSKRHQDGKGNFEISNEDYKIQFKRQGKGTFDERSHQAEQHIIDFINNRFGGDEDTRDFIMLCLERKKGALDVDQVQKLYSMEDRFNDENWKEGIKLLKESYSFIHSKDYVTVSKKERNGAWKPLVLNFSSL from the coding sequence ATGAAAACAATCGACCTTACAACAGTTTCCGCAGAAGCATTAGAGGCGGCACTGGCAGAAAAGAAAGAAGCTGAAAGGTTGGCACGTGAAAAACAGCGTACTGACTATGAAGCCTTAAAAAAAGAAACCATTGAAGAACTGGCACCAATTGCTGAAGATATTCATTTGCAATTGATGCGATACAAGAGTAAAGCATTTTCCCAGCTTGGCGCATTGTATGAACTTTTACAAGTCTACAGTAAACGCCATCAGGATGGAAAAGGAAATTTTGAAATATCTAATGAAGATTACAAAATTCAATTTAAACGCCAAGGCAAAGGAACCTTTGACGAGAGATCACACCAAGCAGAACAGCACATTATAGACTTTATTAATAATCGTTTTGGTGGTGATGAAGACACCAGAGATTTCATCATGTTATGTCTGGAAAGAAAAAAGGGTGCTTTGGATGTAGATCAGGTACAGAAGCTTTATTCCATGGAAGACCGTTTCAATGATGAAAACTGGAAAGAAGGAATTAAGCTTTTAAAAGAGAGTTACAGCTTTATTCATAGTAAAGATTATGTGACTGTCTCTAAAAAAGAGCGAAACGGAGCATGGAAGCCTTTAGTATTAAACTTTTCTTCATTGTAA
- a CDS encoding ATP-dependent serine protease, protein MNKALSSTDILSKKYKLFDFDGKWYDAFDTPETSGVWFIWGNSGNGKTSFILELVKELSKFGRVLYNSLEEGTSHTMQNAWKRHRVHECGRKVQLICEDMQALDERLSRRKSPDIIVNDSWQYTNQTFQQYLAMKRKYPNKLFIFTSQADGKNPSGKSAVKVMYDASLKIWIEGFRAFSKGRYIGHNGGIYTIWDEGAQKYWGTTETK, encoded by the coding sequence ATGAACAAAGCCCTATCCTCAACGGATATTCTCAGTAAAAAATATAAGCTCTTTGACTTCGACGGAAAATGGTATGATGCCTTTGACACACCTGAGACTAGTGGCGTTTGGTTCATTTGGGGAAACTCTGGAAACGGAAAAACAAGCTTCATTTTAGAATTAGTAAAGGAACTGAGCAAGTTTGGTCGGGTTCTTTACAACTCCTTAGAGGAAGGAACCAGTCACACCATGCAAAATGCATGGAAACGGCACAGGGTTCACGAATGCGGGCGAAAAGTACAGTTAATATGTGAAGATATGCAGGCTTTAGACGAACGCCTTTCCAGACGTAAAAGCCCTGATATAATAGTAAATGATAGTTGGCAATATACAAATCAAACCTTTCAGCAGTATTTAGCCATGAAACGGAAATATCCAAACAAGCTTTTCATTTTCACCAGTCAGGCAGACGGAAAGAACCCGTCCGGAAAATCAGCAGTAAAAGTAATGTATGATGCAAGTTTAAAAATCTGGATTGAAGGTTTCCGTGCATTTTCCAAAGGTCGATATATCGGACACAACGGAGGCATTTACACCATTTGGGACGAAGGCGCACAAAAATATTGGGGAACAACCGAAACAAAATAA
- a CDS encoding ATP-binding protein, producing the protein MNKTTKDQIMAAAELWMDEHNFSANEFSTETAVPANYLSYMRKSQYFITVSGKEVDIDDKYFRMVADVIGYNYGNKSHWTLKQTPQLNQMLSVLEDAEKFGYTNIIIGSTGCGKTYITDLFVKQNPKNRFKITVGSMDTIGDLLDKLGLAMRLPIAGSKSRKIHTITKELNRLRLNGRNPSVIWDESEYMKQATLCNIKEFHDHLNGKCALILIGTDQLKTKIEKLKNKNAAGMPQFYRRVKYGIRELKPIDTRYKEFLEGIEDKNLVKFLQRECENYGELHDVLVPALREAERLGEPVTENLVRKILNMPKQ; encoded by the coding sequence ATGAATAAAACTACCAAAGACCAAATAATGGCAGCCGCTGAGTTATGGATGGATGAACATAATTTTTCTGCCAATGAGTTTTCAACAGAAACGGCAGTACCAGCCAATTATCTGTCATACATGAGAAAAAGCCAGTATTTTATTACTGTAAGCGGAAAGGAAGTAGATATTGACGATAAATATTTTCGTATGGTTGCCGATGTAATCGGTTATAACTACGGAAATAAAAGCCACTGGACATTAAAACAAACCCCGCAGCTTAATCAGATGCTTTCTGTCTTAGAAGATGCTGAAAAGTTTGGATATACAAATATTATAATCGGTTCCACTGGGTGTGGTAAAACTTATATAACAGATTTATTTGTAAAGCAAAATCCCAAAAACAGATTTAAAATAACTGTCGGTTCAATGGACACTATCGGAGACCTGTTAGATAAATTAGGATTAGCTATGCGATTACCTATTGCTGGTTCAAAATCCCGAAAAATCCACACTATTACCAAAGAATTAAACAGATTACGACTAAACGGCAGAAATCCATCTGTTATTTGGGATGAATCGGAATATATGAAACAGGCAACATTATGTAATATAAAGGAGTTCCACGATCATCTAAACGGAAAATGCGCACTTATTCTTATTGGTACCGATCAGCTAAAAACAAAGATTGAAAAGCTGAAAAATAAAAATGCAGCAGGGATGCCACAGTTTTACCGCCGTGTAAAGTACGGAATCAGGGAATTAAAGCCAATTGACACCAGATATAAAGAATTTTTGGAAGGTATTGAGGATAAAAATTTGGTTAAGTTCCTTCAAAGAGAGTGTGAGAACTATGGAGAATTACATGATGTATTAGTTCCTGCACTTCGAGAAGCCGAAAGACTTGGTGAACCAGTTACCGAAAATCTAGTAAGAAAAATACTCAATATGCCAAAACAGTAA